Proteins encoded in a region of the Tripterygium wilfordii isolate XIE 37 chromosome 21, ASM1340144v1, whole genome shotgun sequence genome:
- the LOC119989107 gene encoding UBP1-associated protein 2C-like, giving the protein MDLMKKRKLEENGLVQSADPDSTTHLTLDEGRKLIERFTHDQLLSILQQAVVRHPDVLDAVRSIADPDTAQRKLFIRGLGWETTNDSLRSLFSAYGELEEAVVILDKQTGKSKGYGFVTFKHVDGALLALREPSKKIDGRVTVTQLAAAGNSGNNSSATDISMRKIYVANVPFEMPADKLLALFASYGEIEEGPLGFDKQTGKSRGFALFVYKTPEGAQAALVEPAKNVDGRQLICRLAIDGKKGKSGPAQVGTDPAHPSGNSHADGMGMVPPGGSMHGSYGGAGGAGGPGGMGPYGGFSGGPPLGHHHMNQPMGGPGLPSQATSNLGVGTGGYGAGGLGGPYGGYGGSGSSGYGGLGGGGVGAGAGTGSGLGGVSGAGSSLYRLPPNSVGMSSGGYPESAHYSLSSTSAFPNQHLPETGKSPVPRVPSGGMYPNVPSYY; this is encoded by the coding sequence ATGGacttaatgaagaaaagaaagctcGAAGAGAATGGTCTTGTACAGTCCGCGGACCCCGATTCAACCACCCATCTTACACTCGACGAGGGCCGCAAGCTCATTGAGCGATTCACACACGACCAACTCCTCAGCATCCTTCAGCAGGCCGTGGTGCGGCATCCGGATGTCCTCGATGCAGTCCGGTCGATCGCCGATCCTGACACTGCCCAGCGGAAGCTCTTTATTCGTGGCCTTGGCTGGGAAACCACCAACGATTCCCTTCGTAGCCTCTTCTCCGCCTATGGAGAACTTGAGGAGGCCGTGGTTATACTCGATAAACAGACTGGTAAGTCGAAGGGGTATGGTTTCGTGACTTTTAAGCATGTAGATGGGGCTCTCCTTGCCTTGAGAGAGCCTTCTAAGAAGATTGATGGTCGCGTGACGGTGACGCAGTTGGCGGCTGCTGGGAATTCGGGGAATAATTCGAGTGCTACGGATATTTCAATGAGGAAGATTTATGTGGCTAACGTGCCGTTTGAGATGCCAGCTGATAAGCTGTTGGCGCTTTTTGCATCGTACGGGGAGATCGAGGAGGGTCCCCTTGGTTTTGATAAGCAGACTGGGAAATCGAGGGGTTTTGCTCTGTTCGTTTACAAAACACCAGAGGGAGCACAGGCGGCCTTGGTTGAGCCGGCGAAGAATGTTGATGGCCGGCAGTTGATTTGCAGGTTGGCTATTGATGGGAAGAAAGGGAAGTCAGGACCTGCACAGGTTGGGACCGATCCTGCGCATCCATCAGGGAATTCACACGCAGATGGTATGGGGATGGTGCCTCCTGGAGGTTCCATGCATGGATCGTATGGCGGGGCTGGCGGAGCAGGCGGGCCTGGCGGTATGGGTCCTTATGGTGGTTTCTCTGGAGGGCCTCCTTTAGGCCATCATCATATGAACCAGCCAATGGGTGGGCCGGGTTTGCCATCCCAGGCCACTTCTAACTTGGGTGTTGGTACTGGTGGGTATGGTGCTGGAGGGCTAGGTGGGCCATACGGAGGGTACGGCGGGAGTGGGTCGAGTGGATATGGTGGGTTGGGCGGTGGCGGTGTTGGCGCGGGTGCTGGTACTGGTAGTGGGTTGGGCGGTGTTTCAGGTGCCGGGTCTTCCTTGTATCGGCTGCCGCCAAACTCGGTGGGCATGTCTTCTGGTGGGTATCCAGAGAGTGCGCATTACAGCTTGTCCTCTACCTCTGCCTTTCCAAATCAGCATCTCCCGGAAACAGGGAAATCCCCGGTGCCTAGGGTTCCATCTGGAGGAATGTACCCAAATGTGCCCTCTTACTACTGA
- the LOC119989105 gene encoding multiple organellar RNA editing factor 8, chloroplastic/mitochondrial-like has translation MATQYLSRSLLSKPSKTLNSIFSRSFSSVTTTTANSVVSRPSLSLLHRLRPLASLPSFSFSNSRPFATRTTNSSLNDPSPNWSNRPPKETILLDGCDFEHWLVVMEKPEGDPTRDEIIDSYIKTLAEIVGSEEEARMKIYSVSTRCYFAFGALVSEELSEKLKGLPKVRWVLPDSYLDVKNKDYGGEPFIDGKAVPYDPKYHEEWIRNNSRANERNRRNDRPRNFDRSRNFERRRENMQNRDFQHSGGAPTPNQGGMPNNPPMSNHGMQNPPPNIGGMPNNPPMPNQGMQYSPPNIGGMPNRGMPPSNNSMSGVPPPPPPPPNMNGMPQNNIGGMPQNNYGGGQPNMRGMPQNNYGVPPNTRGMPPNNNMGGMPPNNNMGAMPPNSNIGGMPPNNNMGGGMPPNNNMGGGMPPNAGWSGNVPGHAQNYQYGPNSGGMPYQGSAPNASYQNYTPNRD, from the exons ATGGCAACTCAATACCTCTCTCGGTCTCTCCTCTCCAAGccttccaaaaccctaaactctattTTCTCTCGATCCTTCTCTTCCGTCACAACCACCACTGCGAACTCTGTTGTGTCTCGCCCTTCCCTGTCTCTTCTACACCGCCTTCGCCCCCTGGCGTCTCTGCCCTCCTTTTCCTTCTCCAATTCGCGACCTTTTGCAACCAGGACCACTAACTCTTCGCTGAACGACCCAAGCCCTAACTGGTCTAATCGCCCACCCAAGGAGACGATTCTGCTCGATGGATGCGATTTTGAGCACTGGCTTGTGGTCATGGAAAAGCCGGAAGGAGACCCAACTAGGGACGAGATCATCGATAGCTATATTAAAACCCTAGCTGAGATTGTTGGCAG TGAGGAAGAAGCAAGGATGAAAATTTACTCTGTTTCAACTAGATGCTACTTTGCTTTTGGAGCACTTGTGTCTGAAGAGCTTTCTGAAAAGCTCAAAG gaTTACCAAAGGTTCGTTGGGTTCTTCCAGATTCCTACCTGGATGTTAAGAACAAAGATTATGGAG GGGAACCTTTCATCGATGGGAAGGCTGTTCCATATGACCCTAAGTATCATGAGGAGTGGATAAGGAACAATTCGCGAGCAAATGAGAGGAACAGGCGCAATGACAGACCTCGTAATTTTGATAGATCAAGAAACTTTGAGAGGAGGCGGGAAAACATGCAAAACCGAGATTTCCAACACAGTGGTGGTGCTCCCACACCTAATCAGGGTGGCATGCCTAACAACCCTCCTATGTCTAATCACGGCATGCAGAACCCTCCACCCAACATAGGTGGCATGCCTAACAACCCTCCGATGCCTAATCAGGGTATGCAGTACTCTCCACCCAACATAGGTGGCATGCCTAACAGAGGAATGCCACCATCTAACAACAGCATGAGTGGAGTGccgccgccgccaccaccaccacctaaCATGAATGGGATGCCCCAGAACAATATAGGAGGTATGCCACAAAACAATTATGGAGGAGGGCAGCCCAACATGAGAGGTATGCCGCAGAACAATTATGGAGTCCCACCGAACACGAGAGGAATGCCACCAAACAATAACATGGGAGGAATGCCGCCGAACAATAACATGGGAGCAATGCCGCCGAACAGTAACATTGGAGGAATGCCGCCAAACAATAACATGGGAGGAGGAATGCCGCCAAACAATAACATGGGAGGAGGAATGCCGCCAAATGCGGGGTGGTCTGGGAATGTGCCTGGACATGCTCAAAACTACCAATATGGCCCCAACAGTGGAGGCATGCCTTATCAAGGTTCAGCGCCAAATGCAAGCTACCAAAACTACACTCCTAACAGGGATTAA
- the LOC119988657 gene encoding increased DNA methylation 1 isoform X1, which yields MVKAEGVEDNHVQRQFHRIDDLPELLEYLNPKDGLVTCDGIICKCCSKMFSVSEFKTHAGFNQSHPFLYLFIESACSDEYETRGKKNGTLILQDDENDQNDDSFRFCDDRSELICFVKCPSAFHQACLFTQDLHEGSWYCTNCTCQICSNLVNGAKASYVDALKYLQCKHKYHEACLKGVKIYEQAVSVTQIYGGSCLEVVSIDLPSA from the exons atggtAAAGGCAGAAGGAGTAGAAGATAACCATGTGCAACGCCAATTCCATCGAATCGATGATTTACCAGAATTATTAGAG TACTTGAACCCAAAGGATGGTCTGGTTACCTGTGATGGAATCATCTGCAAATGTTGCAGCAAGATGTTTTCAGTTTCTGAGTTCAAGACTCATGCAGGATTCAATCAGAGTCATCCATTTTTGTATCTATTCATTGAATCTG CATGCTCAGATGAGTATGagacaaggggaaaaaaaaatgggacTCTAATACTacaagatgatgaaaatgaccAAAATGACGATTCATTCAGATTCTGTGATGATCGGAGTGAGTTGATATGCTTTGTGAAGTGCCCCTCAGCTTTTCATCAGGCTTGCTTGTTTACTCAG GACCTCCATGAAGGCAGCTGGTACTGCACTAACTGCACCTGCCAAATATGTAGTAATCTGGTTAATGGTGCCAAGGCTTCATACGTTGATGCACTGAAATATTTGCAATGCAAGCACAAAT ATCATGAGGCATGCTTGAAAGGAGTGAAAATCTACGAGCAAGCAGTTTCTGTTACTCAGATTTATGGTGGAAGCTGTCTAGAGGTAGTTTCAATCGATCTTCCAAGTGCATGA
- the LOC119988657 gene encoding increased DNA methylation 1 isoform X2, with the protein MVKAEGVEDNHVQRQFHRIDDLPELLEYLNPKDGLVTCDGIICKCCSKMFSVSEFKTHAGFNQSHPFLYLFIESDEYETRGKKNGTLILQDDENDQNDDSFRFCDDRSELICFVKCPSAFHQACLFTQDLHEGSWYCTNCTCQICSNLVNGAKASYVDALKYLQCKHKYHEACLKGVKIYEQAVSVTQIYGGSCLEVVSIDLPSA; encoded by the exons atggtAAAGGCAGAAGGAGTAGAAGATAACCATGTGCAACGCCAATTCCATCGAATCGATGATTTACCAGAATTATTAGAG TACTTGAACCCAAAGGATGGTCTGGTTACCTGTGATGGAATCATCTGCAAATGTTGCAGCAAGATGTTTTCAGTTTCTGAGTTCAAGACTCATGCAGGATTCAATCAGAGTCATCCATTTTTGTATCTATTCATTGAATCTG ATGAGTATGagacaaggggaaaaaaaaatgggacTCTAATACTacaagatgatgaaaatgaccAAAATGACGATTCATTCAGATTCTGTGATGATCGGAGTGAGTTGATATGCTTTGTGAAGTGCCCCTCAGCTTTTCATCAGGCTTGCTTGTTTACTCAG GACCTCCATGAAGGCAGCTGGTACTGCACTAACTGCACCTGCCAAATATGTAGTAATCTGGTTAATGGTGCCAAGGCTTCATACGTTGATGCACTGAAATATTTGCAATGCAAGCACAAAT ATCATGAGGCATGCTTGAAAGGAGTGAAAATCTACGAGCAAGCAGTTTCTGTTACTCAGATTTATGGTGGAAGCTGTCTAGAGGTAGTTTCAATCGATCTTCCAAGTGCATGA